The genomic DNA GATATGTGTAGACGGGTGATAGCACTGCTGAACTAACCTAAGGCATATGCGCATTTGTTTTTAAGATTTAGTGTATATTGCCTAATTGACAGTAAAGATGGATAGGAATTTAATGCATTTTCCCAGTTATTATTTACCAATGCTGTGCTGTGATCGCAAAAGTTCGGATTAATTTTTTGCGTCATCAATTGGGTTCATTGCGTGCGTTCAAATCACAGAATTAATTGACACCAACTTAGCTCGTAATTCATGATCATACTAATATGTGCTTAATTTCGGATACGAAATATGCAATAAATAACAATTATTGTGATTATGAAATGAACGTTTTTGATTCCGATACAGCCCGAGGGACAAGATTATCTGATGCTACGTAAGGATAAGTAATAGGAATAGGAATGTGTCATTCCAAGAGATATTATGCGTTTCAGAGAATGAAAAGAGCGTTGAAATGAGAGATATCAAAAACACGAAGCATTTGTTGCATTTGTCTCTGAATTACTAAACTTTATTTGTGAACGTTAGTTGACTGGAATgaacttgtttttaaaataccGCTTCGTTGTCGGCCTCAAAACTCGTAGAAAGGTTGTATATTTCAGCATGAGCAAGCAAATCCAAATTTGGGACCAACAAATAAATAGAGATATTATTGAACAGCTATAGTTAAGCataaataactaaataaatGAGTAACAAAAGTCAAAATATCCCCATTAGTGCCGTTGGTTGCATTTCAGCAATTGAAGTTAACGAAAAATCTCTTTTGATTTCTATGGTGAACGATAAACGTTGGTGATGTCGTTCATGGACAGTTGTATCTGTTTATAGCATTTTTCAGGCGAGAATAGTTTGCCAGCCGGACAGAGTGAGCTCAATTTGTGAGATCGTGAAATCATTCTGACCAATCTCCCAACTGAAAACGATACAAAAGTTTATTTAGCTTATATATTTTCACCGTTGAAACTTTTGGGATAAGATAACATCCTAAAAGATCAAATGTctgaatattttgcaaattttgaaCTTTATATACCTGTCGTATTTATCAGTTATCAGTTATTTTGTAGGataaaaataccaaaagtttaaaaaaatattaattcttCTTGCCTTTTGTTGTAACTGACTCCAGTTATAATTTGCgaaaaaatttaacattaaaatTGACAGACTTTTCAATTAATAATTACATATTTATAAAAGTCATTTTCTTAGTCAACATGATAACAACTTTGTGGAAAATTATTTGCTTGATTTCTCTTTGGACATTGATGCATGTGTCATTTGCTGACGAAGTCGGAACAAGTTGTTCGACCACACTTTCCATTGTGCGAGAACTTTTAAATAAAGATAGTGACAACGTATGTGGGAATTCGTGTCAAGGAAGGCCTGGCAAAAGGGGATCGATTGGGCCCACAGGCCCCCAGGGACGAAAAGGACCCCCAGGATCATGTAAATGTGATATTAGCATTGTTGAAAAGCTCCAAGAAAGAATTAAAGAACTTGAAGGTCTGTTATTATTGTAACCGCCTGtttgaaaatgcttttttaaataatttcaaaaatcaagCATACAAGCAATAATTGTTTTCTTCAACTTTTTGGATTTACCTTGATTGGGGATTGATTTGACATTGTTGTGCGACTGCGGCCTTTTATAACGACTCACATAAATCAATACTATACGttgttaaattaaatttttaaagttCCCAATTTTTACTTTATCAGTACACAGATTTACTCTCAATAATTTTCAAACAGCAGCGGTATCTATGacaaaaaaatgtatatttgcAACTGGATAAAGAGTAACACAGAAAATCACATCATATTTCACGCATAATGTTTTATTAGAAAAGAGCAATTCTCTTCTTGGTGGATACGAAATTGGCGCAGAGATACTAGTAAGGCCTTACATAGGCAACGAGTTTAATATAAAAACCTATGGACAAGCGTGACGTAAAGTTACATAACGtgcaaaacaaaatttggtgtgAAAAATTGACGTCGAGATCTGGAACGtatttgaaatgaaatgaaaGTAGTAGAAAATTGATTAATTCAGTAGTTGCATTGAAACTTTTTTACAAAccccaataacaacaaaaatagcAATATTACATAATACTCGGGTCTACTTGTAATCAACAAATAAAGATAGTAGACTATAGAGAATGTAAACATTCAACTTTTTAGAAGAAAGGGGAAATTAAATCCTTTGAGATATATGACGTTCACATTGCATGCCAAATTTGGGTCGATGTTATCATTCGGAACTCAACCGCATCAGTttaacgaataaattttgtaatctAAATCCGGTCATGTTCACTGAATACGCTCAATTTTCATCGCCTCAGGTGCTACAATAACatttggaaatttttgttttgcgtTATTGAACTTTTTTAGTTAAACCTaaatctacaataaaaatatattaatgtcGTTTTGTAAAAGCGGAAATCAGCTTTGCTTCGAGCAAGGATCTTTCCAAACAGTAAATCAAATTTACTTATTCTATCCGCCCAGCACAACCCAGGGATCGTACAGCATGAActgattaatttaatgattaATATGCAAATTAGTTTTGATTTAGTGATGATATGGTGATCACATTCTGTATTATTACCTACATTCGACAAATAAACCGACATTCGGCCAAATAAATTGAATCTTGAAACTCAATCGGTagtaactttaaaaataaaaataatgtgtattttgttttcttagAATTTCAACGTTTTGTCAGCAAAAAATTATGTAAGTGAACTCTTTTAAACCTAACTGAACAAATTTAATATTCGTCGGTATAACACCAGATACAAAGTCAAGACTTTGAAAGAGACAAACCGActtcattttcaacttttttgtaAATATGAAGTTATCtcaattatttattatcaatttattatCTCCCTGTCgtttatttataatttcataaataccACATATGATGCCATACTTGTTATActaaatttcgaaaaaaaaatgtgtCATTTATTGCAAAGCAAGAAATTCAAAACAACCTTCACCCTATCAATTAACGATTTTTGATTGATATTTCGATAACCTGATAGATTTCTATGTTGACTTAATTTTTTCTCAGTTTGCAAGTacgtttttaattttcaaatatggacCATGCGTGTTGATGATCTGCTTTGAGCTTAATCGTAGTTTATGCAGAAACATAAATACCGTAATTATCAAATCAGCACTGTATATGTAacaaaaattgttatattttttgttttaaagcAATATGCTATGCTGGAATTTCATCTGGAGAAATACCAATAGCAAGTGTTACGGCATCATCAGTTCATAGTACATGCAAACTAAGTAACGTTCCACTCAACTCAGGTGCAGCATGGTGTGCCAAAATAAGTGAGTTTTATATATTCATCCAACTTCGTGAATCTCACAAGTTCACACCtcattttcatataaaatttttcaaatacctCTGCGTCAAAGCAATCATTTGGCTCTTAACAATCtgaaaaatgttcaaatttatCAAACTTATCTAACTCAGTGAATCTCACAACTAAACTCCcgattttaatgtatttttttttcacgtaTCTCATGTCAAAACAATTCTTTGACTCAATctaaatgtttatatttatcaGACAATGTAAATCAGTGGGTGCAAGTAGATTTGAAATCTCCAAGACGAATTATGGGCATAGCAACGCAAGGAAGAATTGACTGCTGCATCCAGTTTGTCAAAACATACTCAATATCTTATGGCGATACTGTCACAAGTCTAACGACCTACAAAGAAAAAGGATCAGCAAAGGTCAGTACCTGCTTATCATGAGGGCCAACTTGTGCGATTTGTaagaattttcaatttaatatcaCTTGCTGCAAAATGAACTGTTGAAAATGTCGATCTAATTTTGATGAAAGGGAGACGtaaataatatgcaaaataacttttttgcaaTCAATCTACTAATTGAACTAATTGAATAACCAAGGGGGAAAATTTGAACTATTTTAATGTTCTTTTTGTGATTTGCTTCAGATATTTTCGGGAAATTCTGACAAGAACACAGTCGTAAAAAACTACTTCCAGAAGCCAATCACCGCAAGGTATTTCAAAATTCATCCGGTAACTTTCAAAGGTTGGATGAGTATGCGAATCGAATTATTGGATTGTtgagaaagaataaaaatattggaaGATCAGTAGAGACTAGTTACACAATATGCGTCAActatatctttaaattgtaaTATACTAATGAAATTTTATAGCCTCATAACGCTTTTACGGGATGCTTGTATTGAACGAAATTGTAAATTCAATAAACATAGTACAAAGAACGATGAAGATTTGTATTAATTCTAAAGAAGATGACTTTCAGAGTTCCACTTTAGGAAAGTAAGGTATACAAACGTAATAATCAAAATGTTGATGGTCGACAGTCAGTTCAATTATAGTTAGGTGATGAGGTTAGTACAAATGCGCACCTTTACTGCTTTTAACTCCAAAGCATTAAAGTGATTAGTATATCAACATTTATTAAGAGAGCGATGCTCGAATATATATTAACGTGTACGAGTATGCAAGCTGTCACAGTATCCCACCGGCACCACAATCTTCACGACTAACGCAAACGCGGagccgccacaaggtgcgcaattttttgttacatcataaaacacaaaaaacgaatccataAAGTCCACAGAATTCCACAAAATAATCCCATGAAGTCCACAGAATAAAACAAATAGCtttttagcgaaaaatacaatctttaaccagtgaaaatttaaaagcaattggtctaggaGGATGACGATTTCTCCATAacgataagaagaaaaatagcaacaaccacaacaacaacataataataacaaacgctcaataaatgcaaaaattcaaatcttGCAAGATTACGTAGATATTGCGTTAAGGAAACTGTTAATATGTTTCTGCAGTACCTATGCTTGTTACATTTCACTTAATAAGCGGGCTTGGTTACAGCTTATTAAGCTCGATGGTTTCCTTCCTGTACCCATTCCTCAAAGGTAATTCTTCCTCGTCAACTTGAATGTTCGTCAACATTCGGCATATGCTCGgcagaattatatttttggttttATCCGAGGTTGCATCGCATTGTAAGCCGCTTTCAGAGTATTTATATCATAATATTTAGcatattaataatttgaagattgtatttttacattttcagaagaaaaaaaataaaatgagctgtaattttaaaatatctattataatatttttactcTTTGCCATTTTTTGGAAACAATCTTTGAGTCAGGAACATGGGTCTTGTCAATCTAAATTGTCCGCCATACAGAACATCCTAAATCGTGATAATGGAAATTCTGACTCGTCGTGTGCTATTGGTACCTGCCAAGGAAAACCCGGAAAGAGAGGGCCTGCAGGACCTCGAGGGCCCTTTGGTTCAAGAGGGCCAAGTGGGCCAAAAGGAACTTGCAAATGTGATCTCAGTGTGGTGGAAGAACTCAAGCAACAGATAAGAGAATTACAGCGTCAGTTCATTATAACGTTTGGGAATAATAGCTGATTTACATAATAAATTGTAATAACAAAGATCCTCTCATTATAGGATAAAAACTTTTTGCGGGGCCACGGTTTTGAGAATAAAATAAACCAATCATGAcaggaattttaaaatatcgatGGAATCGAATAAAATTTCTATGTTCTGGTGCAATAGGAACACATTTTTCACAAAACTAACATATTGGTATTTCCCGCAGTTGGTTTGGCACAGTAAAGacatgaaaaataattattataaagcTAAGTATGACAGCCAAACTTTTATCCttctttttcgatttttcagATGCACAGAGAATGGTCAGCAAAAGATCAGGTAACATGTATATCTCacttatgatatatataaaacagaGGTATATTATTTCTGTTCTCGcagttaaaattttttttatgttaataTGGAATGCATTTAATGATGATAACATAGTAATGCCAGGATTTAGCGTTAAAATGGGACCACAAAAAggacacaataaaataaattgttctGATAACCCCTGACCGAACTCAATAGTTTCTCGCACATACTTCTGGTGAGACGTATCTATATGAAACTATCAAGCTggattattattttaacttcaaatt from Styela clava chromosome 12, kaStyClav1.hap1.2, whole genome shotgun sequence includes the following:
- the LOC144430802 gene encoding lactadherin-like; this translates as MITTLWKIICLISLWTLMHVSFADEVGTSCSTTLSIVRELLNKDSDNVCGNSCQGRPGKRGSIGPTGPQGRKGPPGSCKCDISIVEKLQERIKELEEFQRFVSKKLSICYAGISSGEIPIASVTASSVHSTCKLSNVPLNSGAAWCAKINNVNQWVQVDLKSPRRIMGIATQGRIDCCIQFVKTYSISYGDTVTSLTTYKEKGSAKIFSGNSDKNTVVKNYFQKPITARYFKIHPVTFKGWMSMRIELLDC